TCGACAAACTGGTGGCCAAGGCCTACGCCCGGGGCAAGGCGCTGAACATGGCCAGCTACCTGGAGATCGACGCGGTGATCGACCCCCTGGAAAGCCGAGCGTGGCTGCTGCGTGGCCTGCAGGCCGCACCGCGCCCGGTGCCCTGGGCCGAGCGCGCCCAGGGTTTTGTCGATACCTGGTAGCCCTGCCCCTCCATCGTAGGAGCGGGCCGCAGCTCAGGCGTTGGCATCCCAGGCGACAGGGGCTTGTTCGAGGAACTGGCGCAGTTCGGCCAGCAGGGTGCTGCTGGCGTGGCTGCTGGGCCGGCTGGCGACAAACCTCAGGGCCGGCATGATTTCCTGCACGCCGTCGTAGTGCCATTGCCCCGGGGTGCGTTCGGCTTCCTGCAGGGCCCGGGCGAAGATCGCCAGGTCGCGCCGGGGCCGGGCAATGCCGCTGATGCGCTCGACCCAGCTCTCGTAGCGCTGGCGAATCTCCACCCGCCCCTGACGGACCATGGCCAGCACCCCGCAACGGCTGCGGTTGTGCACCGCCACCGGCGACAGGCCGCAATACTCGCCCAAACCGTCCCAGCCCTGCTCGGGCAGGACAATCACCGCCAGATCAATGGCCGGGTACTCCTCGATCACCGTGCCCGGATCGGCCAGCAGCGCCTCGCTGCGTTGCAGCGCGAGCATGGCCGGAGCATACAGGGGCGCATAGCGCCGGGTGTTGTCGAGTACATCGGCCATCTGCGGCAGCAGCGCGGCGAAGCGTGTCAGCAATTGCCGGTCGTTGCTGGCCTGTGGGTCGACGCGCACCCGGCCCGCCAGGGCATGCAGGGCAAAGGCGCAGTGCAGGGCCTGGGCCGAAGTGCCCCGGGAGAAATCACCGAGGCGGGCAATGTCGATCAGCAACTGGCGGTGCCCCAGGGCATGCTCCGGCGTCAGGAAGGCATACACCGAGGCCAGCCCGTCGAGGTCGAAATGATCGCTGGTGATCACCTGCGCCCGGTCCACCGTCAACCCCTGCTGGAGAAAGCCCAGGGCACTGGTGGTGGAGAGATTGGCCTTGTGCTCGACAGGCGTCTTGTTCGCCGGCCAATGGGACAGGGTCAACAGGGTCGCCGGGGTATCGATGGAATCCAGGGAGATGTTCTCGCGGTGTGTGCTCTGGCCAAGGGGCAGGAAGCCATAGCGGCTTTGCCGGCCCAGGCGCAGGGCTGGCAAATCCAGCTCCAGGGGCGGGGCCGGCGTTGCCACCGGCCCTGGGGGCGCCGCCGGCGCAGGCGCGGTTGCACGGGTCAATTCGCCCTGCCCGCCCAGGCGATAGCCGAGCTGGCAGATATTCTCCCGGCGCAGGTCCCAGGGGTTGCCGTTGCGCACCGCGCAGCCGGGCCCGCCGACAACGCTGAGCAAGTCAGTGAAGCGGTTGTCGGCAATGCCGATCACCCTTCCTCCCAACTGCCTGAGCTGCAGGTGGTGCAAGTGCGGGGCCAGCCCCGGATCGAGGATCAAGGCCGGTTGCGGCGCATCAGTGGCAAGGCTGTTCATCGTGGTTTCCTTACAGGTCAATGACGCCAGGCGCACGCCCGACAGGGTTCAGGCTTGGGCCAGGTGCGGTGAACCGTTGCGCCGTACCTGGCGCACCGAGACAAACAGCAGCGCCGACAGCCCGGCGTACAGGCCGAACAGCCAGGCCGCAGCCTGGGCCGCGCCAGCAGTCCCGCCCGTGGAGGTCAGGCCTGCCAGGTTGACGATCATTCCCGCCAGCGCCGCCCCCAGGGCAGTGGCCACCAGTTGCACCGTGGTAATCGAGGCGCCGGCCAGTTCCTTCTGATCCTGCGGGGCCTGTTCCAGAACCCGGGACAGCAGGTGCGGCCAGGCCAGGCCGATACCGACGCCCACCAGCAGCATGGCCAGGCACACCGCCCCCAGGCTCAGGGCCGGGGTGGCGGTGGCAGGCATGAACAGGCAGGCCAGGAGCAGCCCGGCCACCACCAGGAACGGTCCGATGGCAATCGCCCGGGCCGCGCCCCGCGGGCCAAGGCCTGAGCTGAAGATCGCCCCCAGGGTCCAGCCGGCGGCCATCAGTGCGGCGATATAACCTGCCAGCAACGGCGTCTGCTGATGCAGCACCTGCAGGAACAGCGGTACGAAGACCTCGCTGGTCATGCCCACCACCAGCAGGGCCATGGAAATGTACAGCGCCAGCAAGGCACTCCCGGCCTTCAGGCTATTGCGCGGCAACAAGCGCGCGCCGTCGCGGTTCTCCAGAGCGAATACCGGCACCAGCAAAACCAGCCCGGCTCCCAGCCCCAGGGCGTTGTACAGCGGCGATGGGGTGATGCTGCCGATGGAAATGGCCAGTACCACGGCGGTCAGCAACAGCAGTTGCAGGGCGGGAATCGGGCTACGGGGCGCGCTTTCCCGACTCTTGCCCGGCAACAGTGCAACGGCCAGCAGCATGAACAGCAAGGTGCAGGGCAGCAGCACCCAGAACGCCGCGCGCCAGGCCCCATGTTCGGCGAAAATTCCGCCGACCGCCGGGCCGATCAGGGTCGCTGCGCCCCACATGGCGGAAATCAACGCCATCGCCCGGGGCCACAGCGGCTCGTCGAACACCAGGCGGATCATGGCGTAGGGCAAGGCGAACAGCAGGCCGCCCCCCAGCCCCTGGACGCTGCGCCCGAGGATCAGCCCGCCCATGTCCGCCGCCAGGGCGCACAGGCTGCAACCGAGCATGAACACCAGGCCCGCCAGGCCGTACGCGGCTTTGGGGCCCAGGAGCGCCAGGGCCCGGGTGGAGAGCACCGAGCCGATGATCGAGGCCACCACGAACAAGGTGGTGTTCCAGGCGTAGTAGTCAAGGCCGCCAATGTCCTTGACCACCGAAGGCAACAGGGTGGTTACCAGGTAGACGTTGATTGCATGCAGGGCCACGCCACCGGCCAGGGCCGCAGAACGCAGCCCGTTCTTGCCCAGTAACAGTGCCGACCATCCGCTTGTCGATGCCATGCCGTTCTCCATATGTGTTGTTCGCTGTTGGGCGAATGTAATACACAAGCAGATACTTTGATAATTGTTTTTTCCAGCCGTTCCGGCAATTCCCCCCAGCAGCAGGCATTGGATCGACAAGCTGCGAGCCCCTGCGCCCGAGCCTGTTATGCTTGCGTGGTTGCCGGCGTCATGGACGCTCCTGATACCCCACCTGTGCATTGGTTAATGGCCCAGATGTCTTTGATTTCCCCCTCCACCGAGAAGAAAAGCCCCGGGGCTACCGCCGAGCGGATCCTGTTTCTGCTGAAAACCCGCGGCCCGTTGAAAACCGCCGACCTGGCGCCGCTGCTCAAGGTGTCCCAGGAAGCCGCGCGCCAGCAATTGCAGAAGCTGGTGGACAGCGAACTGATCGTCGGCCAACTGATGCCGGCCCAGGGCGCCGGGCGGCCCTCACAGAAATGGGTGCTCACCGAGCTGGCCCAGGCGCGCTTTCCCGACACCCACGCCAACCTGACCCTGCAGTTGATCGATTCGATCCGCGCGGTGTATGGCGCCGACGGCGTGGAGCGCATCGTCAGCGATATGGAGCGGGCCAACAGCGCCGAGTACCTCAGCGTCTGCGCGCCGTTGCCGACCCTGGAGCAGCGGGTCCGGGCCCTGGCGCAGATCCGTGAAGTGGCCGGCTACATGGCCAGTGTCGAAGCCGACGGCGATGCCTGGCTGCTGATCGAGAGCCATTGCCCGATCTGCGTCGCGGCCCAGCAGTGCCAGGGCTTCTGCCGTTCCGAGTTGCAAGTGTTCCAGGCCGCCATCGGCGAGTTGGGCCAGGTACAGCGCGTGGAACACCTGATTACCGGCGATCGACGCTGCGTCTATCGCATCCGTGCCACCCCAGTGAGTTGATGCCCGTGCCCCTGCCAGTCCTGTCCCGCCTGCTCAAACAGGGCGCGCTGATCCTCGGCGTCGCCACCCTGACCCTGCTGGCCTGGCGGGCTTACGACAGCGAGCGCGGCCCGGCGCTGCAGCCCTGGCACCTGAAGGTGCCCCATGAACTGAGCGTGGAGCAGTTGGACCACGCCGACTGGGGCGCCTGGCTGCAGGCCGAGGACCGGGTATTCACCGAGGTCCGGCAGCAGGTCAGCGAGCGCCTGGACCCCGGGCAGGTACCGCCCTTCAACCGCTACCGCCAGGACAGCCGGGCCTACCCGCCACGCTTTGCCACGAACTGGAACCGTTCCTACCTGTTGCGCCCGGCGGGTACGCCCCGGGGCGTGGTGGTGCTGCTGCACGGCCTGACCGATTCGCCCTACAGCCTGCGGCATGTCGCCCAGCGCTACGTCGAGCACGGTTACCTGGCCATCGGCTTGCGCCTGCCCGGCCATGGCACGGTGCCGGCGGGGCTGACCGATGCCCAGTGGCAGGACTGGCTGGCCGCCACCCGCCTGGCCCTGCGTACCGCCCGGGCCGAAGTGCCGGCGCCGGCTCCGCTGCACCTGGTGGGCTACTCCAACGGCGCCGCACTGGTGGTCAAGTACACCCTGGATGCCTTGAGCGACCCGCAGTTGCCCCAGGCCCAGCGCCTGGTACTGATTTCCCCGATGATCGGCGTCGCCTCGTCCGCCCGTTTTGCCGGGCTGGCCGCCTTGCCTGCGGTGTTCCCGGCCTTCAGCAAGGCGGCGTGGCTCAACCTGCGGCCCGAATACAACCCGTTCAAGTACAACTCGTTTCCAGCCAATGCCGCGCGCCAGTCCTGGCTGCTGACCAACACCCTGCAAAAGCAGCTGCTGGCCCTGGTGGGCGATCCACGGCTGGCCCGGTTGCCACCTATCCTCAGCTTCCAGTCGCTGACCGACGCCACCGTCAGCACCCCGGCCCTGGTCAGTGGGCTGTACCGGCAACTGCCGGCCAACGGCAGTGAACTGGTGATCTTCGACCTCAACCGCGAGCGTGATTTCGAAGGGCTGCTGGACCCGGCCAGCGTCACCTCCCTGGCCAGCCTGCTACCGCCCGCGCCACGCAACTACACCACCCGCATCCTCAGCAACGAAGGCACGGGCAGCGCGGCACTGGAAGAAGTGAGCACCCCCGCCCTGAGCCCGGACAGCAGCCGGCGGCCCCTTGGCCTGGCCTACCCGCCGGGGGTGTTTTCCCTGTCCCATGTGGCATTGCCCTTCCCCGTCGATGACGGCCTGTACGGCACCCAGCCCAGCCCCGATGAGGATTTTGGCGTGCACCTGGGCACCATTGCCGCCCGTGGCGAACGGGGTGTGCTGGTGGTGCCCATGGATGAGCTGATGCGCCTGAGCGCGAACCCGTTCTACCCCTACCTGATCCAGCGCATCGAGGCGCAGATAGATAAAGCAACAGTTCATTGATTGATCCCGTGAATGCCCGAGTGGTAGTTTCGCCGCCCCCTACCCTCCTTGATTTCCGAGGGGGCGCAACTGCCGCCATGGCAGGGAAAGCCCATGATCTACATGCTTCAATTTCCGGCCCTGGGCCTGCCAACGCCCAAGCACCGCACCCTGAAAGCCGCCGCTGTGGCCCTGCTGATGCTGGGCGCGGCCGCCAGTGCCCAGGCCGACCAGCAACAGGACTTCTGGTACGTACAGACCAGCGTGTACACCAACCACTGGAGCAACGACCCCGACCACAACAACCACCAGGACCTGATCGGCCTGGAGCGCAACTACGCCGACGGTGAACTGTGGGGCGTGAGCACCTTTCGCAACTCCTTCTCCCAGCGTTCCTACTACGCCTATGTCGGCAAGGCCTGGGAAAATGCCGACTGGCCGGTTTACGCCAAGCTCAGTGGCGGCCTGATCCAGGGCTACAAGGGCGACTACAAGGACAAGATCCCGCTGAACCACTTTGGCGTGGCGCCGGTGCTGATCCCGGCCATCGGCACCCATTACGGCCCGGTGGGCGCAGAGCTGGTGGTGCTGGGGGCCGCGGCGGTGATGGTCAACGTCGGCTACCGCCTCTGAGCACCCGGCCCTCGCACAATCGTACAAGACGCCTCTGCACTCCCCTTCCTAGACTCCCCGCTGAATGACCACCGCGCCGCGGTGGCCCGGCGTTGCCATCGTTGCCAGTCCCGGCACACTTGGAAAGGGATCTTCCAATGCACGGTTTTCAACCCTGGAACCCGCAGTTCTATATCAACCCGCTGTACCTGCCGGCTTCCGGCGATGCCCCGCACCAGGTGTTCAACCCGGACACCCGCGAGCCCATCGGGCTCAACCCCAGTTGTACCAAGGACGATGTGCACACCGCGGTGGCGGCGGCCAACGTTGCCCACACCCTGTGGCGCCTGCTGGATACGGATCAGCGTCAGGCGCTGTTGCTGCAACTGGCGGACAGCATGGCCGCCGACAGCGAACTGAACCGGCAGATCATCCGGCAGATGACTCGGGAACTGGCGCTTTGCGTGGCCGAAGCCCGGGCCGAGCTGGATCACTGCGCAGCCGTGTTCCGCTATTACGGGGCACTGGCCGACAGCGATGTCCCGGCCCCGAGCCCGAGCGGTGCAGCGCAGTGCCGGCTACGGTACGAGCCCTATGGCGTCAGCGTGCATATCCTGCCGTTCACCCTGGGCATTGCCCTGCTGGGGCGCACGTTGGCCGCGGCCCTGGCGGCCGGTAACAGTTGCCTGGTCAAGCCGGCGCAGAACGCCAGCCTGTCCACCCTGGCTTTCATGCAGCACTTCGCTGGCCTGCCGGCGGGGCTGGTCTCGTGCATTCCCGGGGACGCCGCCACCGGGCAATGGCTGCTGCAGTCCAGCGGCACCCATGCCGTAGCCTTCACCGGCAGTGTCGGCGCTGCCAGCGCGGTGGCGGTGACCTGCGCCGAACTGCTCAAGCCCTGTGCGATCGAGAGCACCGGCCGCGGCGCGATGATCGTTGCCCAGGACGCCGACGTCGCGCTCGCCGCCGCCTACGGAGCTCGCGCCGCCTTCAGCCGCGGTGGCCAGAGTTGCCTGTCGATCCAGCATTTTTTCGTCGAGGCGCAGGTCCATGACCAGTTCGTCCGGCACTTCATCGAGCACACCCGCAACCCGGGCCACGACTCCAGCAGCGCTGTGCGGCCGCTGATCAGCCAGGCCGCACGGCACAAAGTCCGGCGGCTGGTGCGTGACGCCCTGGCCAAGGGCGCCGCACTGCTGGCCGGAGAACAGGCACTCGAAAACCCGCTGCCCGGCAGCCTGCAACCGCCGGTGATCCTCACCGAGATCGACGACGACATGGTCATCACCCAGGAAGAGTGCCTGGGCCCGGTGGCGGTCATCCGACGGGTGAGTGACCTTGGCGCAGCCGCGCAACTGGCCAACGATTGCCCGGCAAGCTTTGAGGTGACCCTGTTCAGTAAAGATCCGGCGCACGCGGTGCAGCTGGCCCAACGCTTACTGAGCGCCCGGGTGCGGATCAACCCGCCGCCCGTGCCGAACCACCCCGACAGCGAGCACCACTGGACCCTGTCGCAATTGGCCGGCGACCTGTCTCCCAGGGCCCTGGATGCTTTTCGGCGGCCCAAGCGCCTATTGCTCGGTGCTGCAGCGGCCCCGGCCACGCAGCAGGCGCCGGTGCAAGCCTTTGCCGCAGGGCTGCCCGAGTGATGAGCCAGAGGTTGGAAGAGCACGCGGCGACGGTGCTCCTAGGCTTATTGTTGGTCTTCGCAGCCCAGGCCCTCGCGCTGGCTTTTTTCATCCGCCAGGCTCTTGCCGGTGCGGGCCATGACCCGCCGCTGCAAGGCTCGCAGCTCGGCGCCATCAAGGCGCTTGCAGCTGTTGATTTCCCAGGTATCGCCCGTGTTCAGGCTGACCGAGAACAGGCCCCAGTACTCGGTGGCCCCGGCCTTGGGGTCGTTGTAGCCGAGGCTGAAGTCGTAGTACCCGGGATGGGGCGGCTTGCCGTTTTCGTCCTGCAGGTCGCCGTCGATGAACACCCCGGGGCGCTGCAACTGATAGTCCTGGTGCTTGAGGGCCACCCGCAGGACCTGCTCCGCCTGTTCGCGGGTCAGGCCGCTGTCCTTGATCCGCGCCGGCTGCAGGCTATCGGTGGCGCAGGCCACCAGTGTGGTGCAGGCCAGGGACAGGCCAAGCACCCAGGAAGGACTCTTGAGTTTCAGCACGCCATGCGCCCTCTGACCGCGATGATGATGTCCGCCAGGTAGCGGGCGAAGCCATCCCGGCCGCCGGTCTTGGCGTTGCCGGTGTTGTAGCCGCTGCGTACCAGCGCCTGGGCGAATGCCATGGGGTCACGCTGGCCACGTACTGCCGTGCCAAAGCTCGAAGCAAAGGACTGTGCGGACTTCTGGAAGGAGTCGAACTTGGCCACCTTGATGCTGGCGTTGCCCAGGGGCGCCTCGGCGCCGATCTGCAGGGGGGCCGGTGCGTGCATGGAAAAGTAGTTGTTCAGTTCCCGGGCAATGCGCCCGGTGCCGTACTGGCTTTCCTGGGCGGCCAGGCCCAGCAGGTTTTCCACCGGCAGGTCCAGCTGGTCGGCAATCGGCTGGCACACCGCCTTGTACTTGCTGACAAAGGTCACGGCACTGATGTTGTTGCAGAGTCTGGCGCTCACGTTTGTTCCCTCGGTTGACCGGTCAATTCCATTTACTGCGGTTTTCGCCGCGTGATTATAAAGCAACCCGGGGCCCACGCTGTCGAGTGCGTCACAGCCTCAAGGCAGACGCGTGACCGGCTACCGCGAGAACCTCCGGGCATCACGGGAATTCACCATAAATTTGACGATTTTTTCTTGTTTGCCGCTCTACATTGCGCGCAGTTTTCATTTGCAAATGATTCCTATTGTTCGAGCTGCCAGACGGCTCGATTCTTCCGGCTTGATGCATCCAAAAACCACCGCAGGAGCTGCCTTCTCCATGACCCCACGTATCCCCTCACGCTTGAAAGCCGGCCTGCTGGTCGGTGCCTTGCTGACTGCCGGCCATGCCTATGCGGCCGATGCCGACGGCCTGCTGGTGTACAACGCCCAGCACGAAGGCCTGACCAAGGCCTGGGTCGAAGGCTTCACCCGGGACACCGGGATCAAGGTCACCCTGCGTAACGGTGATGACAGCGAAATGGGCAACCAGCTGGTGCAGGAAGGCCAGGCTTCGCCGGCGGACGTGTTCCTCACCGAGAACTCACCGGCCATGGCCCTGGTGGACAACGCCGGGCTATTCGCCAAAGTGGCTCCGACCACCCTGGAGCAAGTGGCCGCTGCCTATCGTCCAACCCATGGCAACTGGGTGGGCATCGCCGCGCGCTCCACGGTGTTCGTCTACAACCCCGCCAAGCTGCAGCAGGCCGACCTGCCCAAGTCCCTGCTCGACCTGGCGAACCCAGCCTGGAAAGGCCGCTGGGCCGCATCCCCTGCCGGAGCCGACTTCCAGGCCATTGTCAGCGCGGTGCTGGAACTCAAGGGCGAAGCCGCCACCCTGGAATGGCTCAAGGGGATGAAGAGCAATGCCAGCCTCTACCGGGGCAACAGCGCGGTGCTCAAGGCGGTCAA
The DNA window shown above is from Pseudomonas protegens CHA0 and carries:
- a CDS encoding DUF6687 family protein, coding for MNSLATDAPQPALILDPGLAPHLHHLQLRQLGGRVIGIADNRFTDLLSVVGGPGCAVRNGNPWDLRRENICQLGYRLGGQGELTRATAPAPAAPPGPVATPAPPLELDLPALRLGRQSRYGFLPLGQSTHRENISLDSIDTPATLLTLSHWPANKTPVEHKANLSTTSALGFLQQGLTVDRAQVITSDHFDLDGLASVYAFLTPEHALGHRQLLIDIARLGDFSRGTSAQALHCAFALHALAGRVRVDPQASNDRQLLTRFAALLPQMADVLDNTRRYAPLYAPAMLALQRSEALLADPGTVIEEYPAIDLAVIVLPEQGWDGLGEYCGLSPVAVHNRSRCGVLAMVRQGRVEIRQRYESWVERISGIARPRRDLAIFARALQEAERTPGQWHYDGVQEIMPALRFVASRPSSHASSTLLAELRQFLEQAPVAWDANA
- a CDS encoding MFS transporter → MASTSGWSALLLGKNGLRSAALAGGVALHAINVYLVTTLLPSVVKDIGGLDYYAWNTTLFVVASIIGSVLSTRALALLGPKAAYGLAGLVFMLGCSLCALAADMGGLILGRSVQGLGGGLLFALPYAMIRLVFDEPLWPRAMALISAMWGAATLIGPAVGGIFAEHGAWRAAFWVLLPCTLLFMLLAVALLPGKSRESAPRSPIPALQLLLLTAVVLAISIGSITPSPLYNALGLGAGLVLLVPVFALENRDGARLLPRNSLKAGSALLALYISMALLVVGMTSEVFVPLFLQVLHQQTPLLAGYIAALMAAGWTLGAIFSSGLGPRGAARAIAIGPFLVVAGLLLACLFMPATATPALSLGAVCLAMLLVGVGIGLAWPHLLSRVLEQAPQDQKELAGASITTVQLVATALGAALAGMIVNLAGLTSTGGTAGAAQAAAWLFGLYAGLSALLFVSVRQVRRNGSPHLAQA
- a CDS encoding helix-turn-helix transcriptional regulator, whose amino-acid sequence is MDRQAASPCARACYACVVAGVMDAPDTPPVHWLMAQMSLISPSTEKKSPGATAERILFLLKTRGPLKTADLAPLLKVSQEAARQQLQKLVDSELIVGQLMPAQGAGRPSQKWVLTELAQARFPDTHANLTLQLIDSIRAVYGADGVERIVSDMERANSAEYLSVCAPLPTLEQRVRALAQIREVAGYMASVEADGDAWLLIESHCPICVAAQQCQGFCRSELQVFQAAIGELGQVQRVEHLITGDRRCVYRIRATPVS
- a CDS encoding alpha/beta hydrolase, encoding MPVPLPVLSRLLKQGALILGVATLTLLAWRAYDSERGPALQPWHLKVPHELSVEQLDHADWGAWLQAEDRVFTEVRQQVSERLDPGQVPPFNRYRQDSRAYPPRFATNWNRSYLLRPAGTPRGVVVLLHGLTDSPYSLRHVAQRYVEHGYLAIGLRLPGHGTVPAGLTDAQWQDWLAATRLALRTARAEVPAPAPLHLVGYSNGAALVVKYTLDALSDPQLPQAQRLVLISPMIGVASSARFAGLAALPAVFPAFSKAAWLNLRPEYNPFKYNSFPANAARQSWLLTNTLQKQLLALVGDPRLARLPPILSFQSLTDATVSTPALVSGLYRQLPANGSELVIFDLNRERDFEGLLDPASVTSLASLLPPAPRNYTTRILSNEGTGSAALEEVSTPALSPDSSRRPLGLAYPPGVFSLSHVALPFPVDDGLYGTQPSPDEDFGVHLGTIAARGERGVLVVPMDELMRLSANPFYPYLIQRIEAQIDKATVH
- a CDS encoding aldehyde dehydrogenase family protein, producing MHGFQPWNPQFYINPLYLPASGDAPHQVFNPDTREPIGLNPSCTKDDVHTAVAAANVAHTLWRLLDTDQRQALLLQLADSMAADSELNRQIIRQMTRELALCVAEARAELDHCAAVFRYYGALADSDVPAPSPSGAAQCRLRYEPYGVSVHILPFTLGIALLGRTLAAALAAGNSCLVKPAQNASLSTLAFMQHFAGLPAGLVSCIPGDAATGQWLLQSSGTHAVAFTGSVGAASAVAVTCAELLKPCAIESTGRGAMIVAQDADVALAAAYGARAAFSRGGQSCLSIQHFFVEAQVHDQFVRHFIEHTRNPGHDSSSAVRPLISQAARHKVRRLVRDALAKGAALLAGEQALENPLPGSLQPPVILTEIDDDMVITQEECLGPVAVIRRVSDLGAAAQLANDCPASFEVTLFSKDPAHAVQLAQRLLSARVRINPPPVPNHPDSEHHWTLSQLAGDLSPRALDAFRRPKRLLLGAAAAPATQQAPVQAFAAGLPE
- a CDS encoding glucosaminidase domain-containing protein — encoded protein: MSARLCNNISAVTFVSKYKAVCQPIADQLDLPVENLLGLAAQESQYGTGRIARELNNYFSMHAPAPLQIGAEAPLGNASIKVAKFDSFQKSAQSFASSFGTAVRGQRDPMAFAQALVRSGYNTGNAKTGGRDGFARYLADIIIAVRGRMAC
- a CDS encoding iron ABC transporter substrate-binding protein; this encodes MTPRIPSRLKAGLLVGALLTAGHAYAADADGLLVYNAQHEGLTKAWVEGFTRDTGIKVTLRNGDDSEMGNQLVQEGQASPADVFLTENSPAMALVDNAGLFAKVAPTTLEQVAAAYRPTHGNWVGIAARSTVFVYNPAKLQQADLPKSLLDLANPAWKGRWAASPAGADFQAIVSAVLELKGEAATLEWLKGMKSNASLYRGNSAVLKAVNAGQVDSGVIYHYYSFVDQAKTGENSKNTALHYFKHQDPGAFVSLSGGAVLASSKHQEQAQAFLKWITSAKGQAVLGSGKSFEYAVGLGAQSNPKLVPLAELDAPKVDAARLNSKKAVDLMTQAGLL